The region CCAAAGTCGCTGCTGCTCACTACGCCTTCAATAATACTTTTTAGTTCCGTCGGATTCGCAAGCGGCACCGGCACGTGCGCCAAAAACCGGAACGCGACAATCAAGCCAAACACAATCCCCAGGCGCTTTTGCATATCTCGGTTTTTGAGCGAGCGGACAATAATTCTCCAATTCATACTACAACCCTCTGTCTCTACAATAAATAACTCCCCATAGTATACACGATAGCGCGCGGGATTGCTAGACGACGTACGCAGCGCGAGCGGCATTGTCGACATATTGATTTCGGCAGGCGACATCCATATCCATATCGCAGCCATTGGCGCGGCGCTGGAAATATAATTATAATTAACAAAAAAGCGCCCCCGAGAAACCAGGAACGCTTCTGTAATGTCGACAAACGGATTATCGCTATTTTGCTTCGTCTTCCGCCTCAGCTTCTTTGGCTGATTTTTGCAACGGCGCGGCGACTTTTTCGAATGAGCCGCCGGCTTTTTCAAGCGCTGCGATTACGCTCTTTGATGCGCCTTGCGTCTTCAGCGTAATTTTTGCGGTTAATTCGCCGCGCGAAATTACTTTCACAGTGTAGAACGGCGTCATAATTAAGTCCGCTTCGTACAACGCGAAGTTATCGACTTCGCCCTTCAGCCCATTCAGGCGGTCTGAGTACACGACTTGCGCCGGCGCGCGCAAACTCTTGAACCCGCGCGCTTTTGGCACGGCGCTCACGATGCCATTCTGCCCGCCCTGGAACATCGCGCGAAGCTTCTTGCCGGTGCGAGCATTTTGGCCTTTCGTGCCGCGGCCAGCAGTTTTACCGCCGCCTGCCGAAATACCGCGTCCGACGCGCTTGCGGCTCTTATGGCTGTTAACTTGGAGTTCGTTGTATTTCGTCATACTATTCCTCCTCTCCGGCTTTCGCTTTCGCGCCCGCTTTGACGCCGAGCCACTGCTCGCGCGGCACCAGGCTGTTGAGCGCTTCAATCGTCGCGTAAGCAATGTTCACTTTATTTGTGCTGCCAAGCGACTTTGAAAGCAAGTTGCGAATACCCGTAACGCCGATAATAGCGCGCACCACGCCGCCGGCAATAATACCCGTACCAGGCGCTGCCGGTTTAATTAGCACGCGGGCGCCACTCAATTTAACTTCCATGTCGTGCGGAATCGTCTCGTTCGCGACTGGAATCGTAATCAAGTGCTTCTTGGCGACATCCGTCGCTTTCGCAATCGCCGCCTGCACGTCTGCACCCTTAGCAACGCCGACGCCGACTTTATTTTTGTGATTACCTACGACAACGAGCGCCTTGAATCGGAAACGACGACCGCCTTTCACGACGCGCGCCACGCGGTCAATATTGATTACCACTTCCTCAAATTCTTTCGGCGCATCATCGCGCCTGTTGCGCCGGTCATCGCGGCGACCACCTCGACTCTGCCGACCGCCGCGCGAAGCGCGTCCGCGGTCAGCGCGAGGCGTGGTTTGTTCTGTAGCTTGTTCTGCCATTTAGAACTCCAATCCTTCCTTGCGTGCAGCCTCAGCAAGCGCCTGCAGACGACCAGCGTACTGGCGCCCGTTGCGGTCAAAGACGACTGCGTTAATCTTAACTTTCTTGGCTTTTTTCGCAATATCCGTTCCGATAGCTGCACATTTTTCAGTCATCGTGCCCGATATTTTCGTACCGACCGTCGTGGCGGCAGCAAGCGTCGCGCCAGTCGCATCGTCAATCAGCTGTGCCGATACATGCATATTGCTAATCGTCACACTCAAACGCGGGCGCTCCGCCGTGCCATTTACTTTTGCGCGCACACGCGCCTTGCGCAAGCTCCGGTTCAACAGTTTCTTTGCAAGATTACTCATTATTTCTTACCAGCCTTTCCTGCTTTGCGCAAAATTTGCTCGCCGAGATGCATGATACCCTTGCCCTTGTATGGCTCCGGTTTCTTAAGCGCGCGGATCTCTGCCGCCGTTTGCCCGACTTTTTGCTTATCAATACCGCTGACGACAATTACCATCTTTTCGTTAGACACGTTCACGCCTTCGGGCGCTTTATATTTGACTTCGTGGCTGAAACCAAGGCTCATCGTCAGCTCGTTGTTGCTAGACGATACGCGAAAACCGACGCCTTTTACTTCT is a window of Candidatus Saccharimonadaceae bacterium ML1 DNA encoding:
- the rplR gene encoding 50S ribosomal protein L18, producing the protein MSNLAKKLLNRSLRKARVRAKVNGTAERPRLSVTISNMHVSAQLIDDATGATLAAATTVGTKISGTMTEKCAAIGTDIAKKAKKVKINAVVFDRNGRQYAGRLQALAEAARKEGLEF
- the rpsE gene encoding 30S ribosomal protein S5 — encoded protein: MAEQATEQTTPRADRGRASRGGRQSRGGRRDDRRNRRDDAPKEFEEVVINIDRVARVVKGGRRFRFKALVVVGNHKNKVGVGVAKGADVQAAIAKATDVAKKHLITIPVANETIPHDMEVKLSGARVLIKPAAPGTGIIAGGVVRAIIGVTGIRNLLSKSLGSTNKVNIAYATIEALNSLVPREQWLGVKAGAKAKAGEEE
- the rplF gene encoding 50S ribosomal protein L6; this encodes MSLSRIGKLPVIIPAGVTITVDSGDVTVEGPKGKLVQFITPAVDVKVEDGQVTVHPKDESRQARAQHGLMRALINNMVVGVTQGYERRLEVKGVGFRVSSSNNELTMSLGFSHEVKYKAPEGVNVSNEKMVIVVSGIDKQKVGQTAAEIRALKKPEPYKGKGIMHLGEQILRKAGKAGKK
- the rplO gene encoding 50S ribosomal protein L15; amino-acid sequence: MTKYNELQVNSHKSRKRVGRGISAGGGKTAGRGTKGQNARTGKKLRAMFQGGQNGIVSAVPKARGFKSLRAPAQVVYSDRLNGLKGEVDNFALYEADLIMTPFYTVKVISRGELTAKITLKTQGASKSVIAALEKAGGSFEKVAAPLQKSAKEAEAEDEAK